The Bacteroidales bacterium genome segment TTCGTCACCAGTGGAACCTATTCGGATTATGATGACGTAAAAATGGGCAGACATGGCCCCGAGATCAACTACCTGAGAAAGTCCTATGTGAAAACGATCGACGGAAAGGACACTCAGTTGACCAATCCGGATTCGCTGGTACAGGTGCCCTCGGGCTACCACCAGATCAATGTCATGCAAAAGATCCGGTTTCAGCCCAATGACCGGTGGAATTTCAATTATGGGTTTCATTTTTCGACCACTTCTGATTACTCCCGGTATGACCGGCTGCTCAGGGAAAAAAATGGGCAGCTTCGTTCCGCGGAGTGGTATTATGGTCCCCAGAAATGGATGATGCATACGCTTGGTTTAACCAACAGGCAGGAAACCGGAATCTACGATAACCTCAACATGACACTGGCCTGGCAAAATTTTGAGGAAAGCCGCCACGACCGCGACTTCGGTGACACTGAGCTCAGGCACCGTACTGAAAAAGTGAATGCCTGGTCATTGAACATTGATCTGGAAAAAGAGCTGGGAGAAAAACAGGGATTGTATTATGGCGTGGAGGCATTGGTCAACACCGTGGAATCGGTCGGGGAAGACGAAGACATCTCGACAGGCACCCGCATCCCTGGTCCCGCGAGGTATCCAAGCCCCTCCGACTGGAAATCGTTTGCCGGTTATGTGAACTACCGTATCAAACCCTTAACTCAGCTTACCCTGCAGGCCGGCTTGCGTTACAACCAGGTGATGCTCAGCGGTGATTTCGACACAACATTCTACCCGCTGCCTTTCTCTGACTTTGACATCAACACCGGCGCACTCACGGGAAGTCTGGGGATGGCCTGGATCCCCGGTGAATCCTGGCAGGTCAACCTGAATCTTTGCACCGGATTCCGTACGCCAAACATTGATGATGTGGGAAAGGTCTTCGACTCGGAACCGGGTTCCGTTGTAGTACCCAATCCGGATCTCAAAGCTGAATACGCCTGGAACGGTGAACTGAGCCTGACGAAATTATTCGGGCAAATCCTGAAACTGGACATCACCGGATACTACACGTACCTGAACGATGCCATCGTCCGGCGGGATTTTACACTGAATGGCATGGACAGCATTCTGTACGATGGTGAGATGAGCCAGGTTCAGGCGATGCAGAACGCGGCTTACGCCTATGTTTACGGCATTCAGGCAGGAGTTGAACTGAAGCTGCCGGAGGGTTTCAAGATCCTGTCAAAGTTCAACTATCAAAAGGGGGAAGAAGAACTGGACGACGGAACCTTGGGACCTCTCCGGCATGCTGCCCCCTGGTTCGGCTCCACCAATCTGATCTGGAAACACGAACGGTTTACTGCTGACCTGTCTGGTGTGTACAACGGTGAGATTCCCTATGATGAACTGGCGCCGGAGGAACAGGGCAAAGACTATATGTATGCGGTGGATCCTGACGGGAATCCGTACTGCCCTTCCTGGTACACCCTCAACATCAAGGCCATGTACCAGGTCACCAATTTCCTGATGGTGAGTGCAGGGATCGAGAACCTGACCGACCAGCGCTACCGGCCGTATTCATCCGGGATCGTAGCTGCAGGAAGGAATTTCATTGTTTCCCTGAAGGGGAGCTTTTGATAAGAGGATGCATCATAGGTTCTTAACCACAAAGGAACACAAAGGATTTCACAAAGGTACACAAAGATATATATCTGATAATAAATTACTTAGTGTTCCTTCGTGATATACTTTGTGTACCTTCGTGGTTAAATAAAACACTTATGATACAACCTCTTAATTATAATTATTTTAAATGTTAAAAAAAGGATATTTACATACCATTAGCCGTAAAGCGGGATTATCCGGGATGGCCTGCTGGCTGGTCGTTCTGATCCTGCTCTACTCCAACCTGGAGTATGGCTTCTGGCGCATCGAAGGCAGAATCATTGCAGGGGATGTCGTTTCTTATTACCAGTATCTTCCCGCTGTGTTCGTTCACCACGACATCACCATGGAGTTCGCTCACCGCAATCCCGAAGAATACCGTGACCATTTCTGGGCACATCCTTCGGAAAACGGGAAGTATGTGGGTAGAATGACCATCGGAATGTCGGTGCTGTATTCCCCTTTTTTTCTCTCAGCACATGCACTTGCCCGGCCTTTGGGATATGAGGCGGACGGATTTTCCCCGCCCTACAAATTCGCACTGATCCTTTCCTGCCTGTTTTATGTGTTCACCGGATTATGGTTTTTGCGTAAGGCTCTTCTGCGCTATTATTCAGAGCCTTATACGGCCGTTACGATCCTGATCCTCGGGCTGGCCACGAACCTTTACTTTTATTCCGTCATCGAGCCACCGATGTCGCATGCCTTCAGTTTCAGCCTGATCGCCTGCCTTGTTTACGTGATCATGCGCTGGTATGCCGAACCTGCCCTGATCCGTGCGGGTTCCCTGGGATTGATTGCAGGGTTGATCATCCTGGTGCGGCCTGTCAACATCGTATTCATGCCACTTGTGATTCTCTGGGGAGTCGGAGGCTGGTCGGCATTCCGGGAACGGATCAGCTTCCTTTTGAAGAAATGGATCCACCTGCTCCTCATGCTGATGGTCGCCTTTCTGATCCTGTTGCCGCAGTTTCTTTACTGGCATCTGACAACCGGGCAGTGGATCTATTACGGTTATGGCCAGGAGCGGTTCTTCTTCAGCAATCCCCATATTTTTCAGGGATTATTCAGTTACCGCAATGGCTGGCTGGTTTACACACCCGTGATGATCTTTTCCATCATGGGAATGTTTTTAACATTCAAACAGTATCGCAGGCTTTACATCCCCATTTTGGGTGTCTGGCTGGTCTTCCTCTACGTGACCTTTTCCTGGTGGTGCTGGTGGTATGCAGCAGGATTCGGCATCCGGGCCATGATCGACTCCTATGCATTGCTGGCCTTTCCGCTGACGGCCTTCACCGCATGGATTCTTCAAAAAAAATTTGTCATCCGCCTGCTTTACCTTATAGTCATCGGAGCTTTCATTTCGCTCAATGTATTTCAGACCTATCAGTACTACACGGGAGCCATCCACTGGGGATCCATGTCAAGGGAAGCATACTGGGATTCGTTTCTGCGACAAGATCCTTCCGGAAACTTCAGAGAACTGCTGAAGCATCCGGATTATGATCTGGCAAAAAAGGGGATCCGTGGTTTCAGTCATTTTGAAAAACCACAGGAGATCCCTGTCGAAATGATGGATACGACGGGGAGGGCGGCTTTTATCAGGGAGGCTGAGAACGTGATCCGGAACGATTCCGCCTGGTACAATCTGGTGCTGAAAAAATCCTCCCGTAAAAATATTCCGGTGGAAGAAGTCCTCTTTAAGGAAGCGCTCTGGATATGGAATCAGAAGCAGGAAAAAAGAATCCGTTCAGAGGATATCGATGGCAAATGAATTTTTTACGTGAATTATGCTTTATTTTGTAATATATTTTTTCGTTAACCAATAAGAAAAGGAGGTTTTTTATGGGAATTTTATCCTGGATTGTCATTGGACTGATCGCTGGGGTTATCGCTAAATTCATCATGCCCGGCAAAGATCCGGGCGGACTGATCATTACCATTCTGATCGGGATTGCCGGTGGTTTGATTGGTGGCTATATTGGGACGTTACTTGGGCTTGGCAGTGTAAAGGGATTTGACTGGAAAAGCATCCTGCTGGCCGTAGCCGGTTCCATTCTGTTGCTGCTTATTCTCCGGTTATTCAGAAAAAAAGCCTGATAAATTGTCGATTTAAAAGTTTAATTTATTCAGTCCTGGGTTTGGCAGTGTCTGCTTCTTTCTCTTCTTTAGAAATCCAGCCTCCCCCCAGTGCTTTATAGAGCGTTACATAGGAAGTGAGCAGTTCCCGCAGGGTCAGTGATGCATTCAGCTCTGTGTTGAAAAGGGTCCGTTCCGAATCCAGCACTTCCAGGTAGCTTGTCACGCCCCCGTCGTACCGTGACCGTGACAGCAGAGCCGCATTCTGGGCTGCCATTTTCTGCCTGTTTAACGCTTCCAGTTCAGTCCTGTAGGTACTTACACCGATGAGTCCATCTTCCACCTCGCGGAATGCCTGCAGCACGGTCTGTTCATAATCCATCAGTGCCTGCTGGTAGCGTTGCCTTTCCATTTCGACCCGCCGTTTGTTTTTATTGAAATTAAAGATCGGTCCGAGTACGCCACCGCTGACCGACCAGGCGGCACTGACAGCCGAAAAGGTAAGTTCAGGGCTGGCGGCTCCAAACAATCCGGTAAGGCTGAAAGAAGGGAACCGAACAGCCTGAGCCACGCCGATCGAGGCATTCTGTGCTACCAGCGCCTGCTCAGAATACAGAATATCCGGCCTGCGTGCCAGCAGGTCAGAAGGCAGGCCCGGAGGAATATCCGGCGGCATGGGCTGGTTGTTCAGATCCAATCCGCGGTCAATGGTTCCGGGCATCTGGCCCAGCAGGATCGACAGGGCATGCTCGGTTTGAGCCACCGCCCTTTCATATTGCGGTATATAGGCTGCAGCAATGTTCTCCTGGATCTCAGCCTGATTCAAATCAATTTCCGGCACAATCCCTTTTTTAAATCGTTCGTTAATGATCCAGGTGGATTCTTTCCGCGACTCAAGGGTCTGGCGGGAGATGGCCAGCTGATTGTCAAAATCGAGAAGCTGGTAATAAGCAGAAGTCACTGCCGCGATCAGGCTGATCATCACGGACCGGTAGCCGTACTCGGTGGCCAGCAGGTTTGCCCTGGCGGCTTCCGTGGCGCTGCGGTATTTCCCCCAGAAATCAATTTCCCACGACAGAAAGGGAGCTGCGTACCAGGTGTTATGGTTGGCTGTGTTCCCGGAACTAAGAACCGGACTCAGGTTCCCGCCCTGGATATCCACCTCATACCCGATGACCGGCCACATATCGGCCCTGGTATAGCCAATGGACGCTTTAGCTTCCTCAATGCGGGCAACTGCCAGCCTGACATCCCTGTTTTCGGCCAGTGCCGTCTGGATCAGTTTCTCCAATTGAGGATCCTGAAAGAGGGTCCACCATTCCAGATTCAAGGCAGAATCCTGGAAAATGGTATCGGAATAAGTAAAACGATCAGGTGTTTGAACGATTGGCTTCTGATACTTTGGCCCCACCATGCATCCTGACAGGATGGTTGCCAGCAGGATCACTGTCAGGTGAATACTATGTTTTTTCATATCATTCATTTTCTTTTACGATGGTAGATTGAAGCTGTTTACTGGCTCGCTTCTTTTCATATCCACCCAGTTTGCCGATGAGAACGAACAGCATGGGGTAAATGAACACGCCGAGTATGGTGGCGATCAGCATGCCGGCAAAAACGGCGACACCCATCACGTTGCGCGCCTGGGAGCCTGCACCGCTGGCTGTGATCAGGGGCACCACACCCAGAATGAAAGCAAAGGATGTCATAAGGATCGGACGCAGACGCAGTTTGGCACCTTCGATGGCCGCTTCCATGAGGGACAATCCCTCTTCGAACTTGTCTTTGGCATATTCAACGATCAGGATCGCATTTTTGGCAGCCAGGGCCAGCAGCAGGATGAGCGAGACCTGGGCAAAGATATTCAGGACATAAAAATCAGAGCTGAAGCGGGCGATCCATATTCCCAGGAAAGCGCCGAAAATGGCAAAGGGCGTTCCAAGCAGGATAGTGAATGGCAGCGACCAGCTTTCATACTGGGCAGATAGGATCAGGAATACAAATACCAGAGAGAACACGAAAATTACTCCGGCCGTTCCCGAGGCCTTTTTCTCCTGGAACGACATGGCATTCCAGGCATATCCCACGTCATCCGGCAGCACCTGGTCCGCCACTTCTTCCAGCGCATCAAGGGCCTGTGCCGAGCTGTATCCGGGCGCCGGCCCGCCGGTCACCTCGGCAGCCCGGTACATATTGAACCGGAACGTAAATTCAGGGCCGCTTATGTTCTCCACCGTCGCGATAGAACTGAGCGGGATCATCTTTCCCTCGTTGTTCTTGATAAAGAACAGATCCATATCCTCTTCCGTCAGCCTGTATTCAGGTTCTGCCTGGAGATAGGACTTGTAGACACGGCCGAACCGGTTGAAGTCGTTCACATAGGTTCCGCCCAGGAATGCGCTGACGGTATTGTACACATCGTTCAGGCTCAGGCCCATCTTCATGGCCTTTTCCCTGTCCACATCCAGGTAGCGCTGGGGAGTAGAGGCCTGATAAGTGGTGAAGGCCGAACCGATCTCAGGCCGCTGGCGGGCAGCCTGAATGAACTTCTGGGTCTGTTGGGCCAGGTACAGTGGCGTATTGCTGCTGCCCTTGTCCTGGATCATGATACTGAAACCGGAACCGTTTCCCAGACCCGGTATGGCAGGTGGACCAAAGGCAAAGCTGGGTGCTTCCTGTATGGTTGTTGAAAATTCACGGTTCAGTTTGTGGATGAGCTTGTACACCTGGCCCTCCTTTCCGCGTTCACCCCACTCTTTGCAGGCAACAAAAATGAATACGGAGTTGGTTGAAAAGCCACCGGTGAGCATACTGTAACCGGGAATGCTGGTCGAAAACTCCACCTCATCATGGGCCGAAAGGATCTTTTCGATCTTCCGGGCCACCTGGTCGGTACGCTGTAAAGAGGCTGCTTCCGGCAACTGAGCATTGATAAAGAAATAGCCCATGTCTTCTTCCGGAATGAATCCGCCGGGGATGACTTTACCCAGTACACCTGCCAGAAACAGAAAGATTACGATAAAGACCACTCCGCGGGTGGCCTTCCGTGCCACCACATGGGCAAAACTGGTGTATTTTTCGTTGGCTTTGTTGAATCCTTTGTTAAATCCACCAAAAAATTTACCGACGATGCCCTTTACCGGTTTTGGTTTTTTCAGCAGGAGGGAACTCAGGGCAGGGCTCAGGGTAAGGGAGTTCAGGGCGGAAAAGACAACCGACACGGCGATGGTGATGGCGAACTGCTGGTAAAGGCTGCCGGTGATCCCACTGATGGCAGCCACCGGTATAAAGACAGCCACCAGAACCAGTGTAGTGGCGACAATGGGACCAGTGACTAGTTTCATGGCTCTGACCGTAGCATCCCTGGGCGTCATCCCATGCTCAATATTGACCATCACCGCCTCCACTACCACGATAGCATCGTCAACCACGATCCCGATGGCGAGAATGATCCCCAGCAGTGATAAGGTATTGATCGAAAATCCAAACAGGGGGAACATGATGAATGCTCCAACAAGTGATACAGGAACTGCAAGCATAGGGATCAGCATGGCCCTCCAGTTCTGAAGGAAGATGAACACAACAAGGATCACCAGGAGAAGGGCTTCGTACAGGGTCTTGATGATCTCATGGATCCCCTCGGAGATGGCCAGGGTGGTATCGAGGGATACATCGTATGTCAGATCCTGTGGAAAATCCTTTGCCAGATCAGCCATGGTCGCCTTCACCTGGGCAGCCAGGTCCATCACATTGGATCCGGGACTCTGGTAGATAGCAAGAACGCCTGCATCCTCTCCGTTAAGCCGGGCATACATTTTGTAACTTTCCGTACCCATTTCGATGCGGGCAAGATCTTTCAGCCTGACCTGAAATCCCTCCGCACTCTGACGCACCACGATGCTGCCGAATTCTTCCTCAGTCTGCAAGCGGTCCTTGAGACGGACAGTATATGTAAAATCTGTGCCCGGAGGAGCAGGTTCCCCGCCGAATTTACCACCGGCCACAATTACATTCTGTTGTTTGATGGCATTGATCACCTCATTGACCGTAATCC includes the following:
- a CDS encoding TonB-dependent receptor, with translation MKKIVISLFVLQIIICHVFAQELIIKDRVTHQPLEMVAVYRHNPTVAVITNFKGRVNISELQGADSIFIQLLGYNPEIFSYDQLKKMQFRLYLDQADFSLDEVVISATRWEQSKRDVPQKITMIKPTEVALQNPQTAADMLQATGEVFVQKSQLGGGSPMIRGFSTNRLLIVVDGVRMNTAIFRSGNLQNIISLDPMAIEKTEVAYGPGSLIYGSDAIGGVMSFYTLTPSLATEDKPLVKGNALVRWSSADMEKTGHLDFAIGLKKWAFVTSGTYSDYDDVKMGRHGPEINYLRKSYVKTIDGKDTQLTNPDSLVQVPSGYHQINVMQKIRFQPNDRWNFNYGFHFSTTSDYSRYDRLLREKNGQLRSAEWYYGPQKWMMHTLGLTNRQETGIYDNLNMTLAWQNFEESRHDRDFGDTELRHRTEKVNAWSLNIDLEKELGEKQGLYYGVEALVNTVESVGEDEDISTGTRIPGPARYPSPSDWKSFAGYVNYRIKPLTQLTLQAGLRYNQVMLSGDFDTTFYPLPFSDFDINTGALTGSLGMAWIPGESWQVNLNLCTGFRTPNIDDVGKVFDSEPGSVVVPNPDLKAEYAWNGELSLTKLFGQILKLDITGYYTYLNDAIVRRDFTLNGMDSILYDGEMSQVQAMQNAAYAYVYGIQAGVELKLPEGFKILSKFNYQKGEEELDDGTLGPLRHAAPWFGSTNLIWKHERFTADLSGVYNGEIPYDELAPEEQGKDYMYAVDPDGNPYCPSWYTLNIKAMYQVTNFLMVSAGIENLTDQRYRPYSSGIVAAGRNFIVSLKGSF
- a CDS encoding GlsB/YeaQ/YmgE family stress response membrane protein gives rise to the protein MGILSWIVIGLIAGVIAKFIMPGKDPGGLIITILIGIAGGLIGGYIGTLLGLGSVKGFDWKSILLAVAGSILLLLILRLFRKKA
- a CDS encoding efflux transporter outer membrane subunit; the protein is MKKHSIHLTVILLATILSGCMVGPKYQKPIVQTPDRFTYSDTIFQDSALNLEWWTLFQDPQLEKLIQTALAENRDVRLAVARIEEAKASIGYTRADMWPVIGYEVDIQGGNLSPVLSSGNTANHNTWYAAPFLSWEIDFWGKYRSATEAARANLLATEYGYRSVMISLIAAVTSAYYQLLDFDNQLAISRQTLESRKESTWIINERFKKGIVPEIDLNQAEIQENIAAAYIPQYERAVAQTEHALSILLGQMPGTIDRGLDLNNQPMPPDIPPGLPSDLLARRPDILYSEQALVAQNASIGVAQAVRFPSFSLTGLFGAASPELTFSAVSAAWSVSGGVLGPIFNFNKNKRRVEMERQRYQQALMDYEQTVLQAFREVEDGLIGVSTYRTELEALNRQKMAAQNAALLSRSRYDGGVTSYLEVLDSERTLFNTELNASLTLRELLTSYVTLYKALGGGWISKEEKEADTAKPRTE
- a CDS encoding multidrug efflux RND transporter permease subunit, whose protein sequence is MAEFFVRRPIVAMVISIFIVILGVISILSLPIAQYPDITPPMVQVTAFYTGASSMDVEQSVATPLEQDINGVENSIYMQSINTNDGAMTIRVSFEVGTDPDMSNVLTQNRVSSATPKLPDEVKRLGVSTKKALAFPVLLISLTSPNKTYDKVFLSNFTKINVADILARIPGAGRVDVFGVGDYSMRIWIKPDRMAQMGITVNEVINAIKQQNVIVAGGKFGGEPAPPGTDFTYTVRLKDRLQTEEEFGSIVVRQSAEGFQVRLKDLARIEMGTESYKMYARLNGEDAGVLAIYQSPGSNVMDLAAQVKATMADLAKDFPQDLTYDVSLDTTLAISEGIHEIIKTLYEALLLVILVVFIFLQNWRAMLIPMLAVPVSLVGAFIMFPLFGFSINTLSLLGIILAIGIVVDDAIVVVEAVMVNIEHGMTPRDATVRAMKLVTGPIVATTLVLVAVFIPVAAISGITGSLYQQFAITIAVSVVFSALNSLTLSPALSSLLLKKPKPVKGIVGKFFGGFNKGFNKANEKYTSFAHVVARKATRGVVFIVIFLFLAGVLGKVIPGGFIPEEDMGYFFINAQLPEAASLQRTDQVARKIEKILSAHDEVEFSTSIPGYSMLTGGFSTNSVFIFVACKEWGERGKEGQVYKLIHKLNREFSTTIQEAPSFAFGPPAIPGLGNGSGFSIMIQDKGSSNTPLYLAQQTQKFIQAARQRPEIGSAFTTYQASTPQRYLDVDREKAMKMGLSLNDVYNTVSAFLGGTYVNDFNRFGRVYKSYLQAEPEYRLTEEDMDLFFIKNNEGKMIPLSSIATVENISGPEFTFRFNMYRAAEVTGGPAPGYSSAQALDALEEVADQVLPDDVGYAWNAMSFQEKKASGTAGVIFVFSLVFVFLILSAQYESWSLPFTILLGTPFAIFGAFLGIWIARFSSDFYVLNIFAQVSLILLLALAAKNAILIVEYAKDKFEEGLSLMEAAIEGAKLRLRPILMTSFAFILGVVPLITASGAGSQARNVMGVAVFAGMLIATILGVFIYPMLFVLIGKLGGYEKKRASKQLQSTIVKENE